Genomic DNA from Shouchella patagoniensis:
CAAAACCAAATGGTTGACGGAGAATGCTTCTTATCATTCGCACCGCTGTGATTCGTTTATATGCAAGGGTTAGTTGCCTACGTTCAATTAACCCTCGATCAATCACCATTTCTTTGTTATACATTTCCACCTTGAAATTACCATACGTAATAATGGTTATCAAGCTGGATATTAGCCACGAAATAAGTAAAACAACAAATACAGTCAACGTGAGCAACAAAATGCTTAATCCAATAACAAAGTCATACGTCTCTGCAAATAAACTGTCTGGAATGAATTGAATGCCTTGTGACAGAACAGCAACTACTGCTGAAATAACTAACCCAATACCACTTGAAGTTAATGCTGTATAAATAAGCCTTTTCTTGCCTAAATACCACGTAGAGTTAGGTTCAGCTTCAAGTACAACTTCGCTTTCTTCGAGTACGTCAGAAGCGGAGAACTCTCCCCCTTCAGTCTCTGAGGACGACTTGTCGACTGCAGGATCTTTTAACAATTCTGATCGAATCCGGTTCGCTTCCGTGCGTGTTACTGCCACTAGCTCTGCCTCTGCTTCCATTCCACCACCGGCAGTATCTATATTTACTTTAACAAGACCAAATAGTCTTTGAAGTAAGCCAGCCGATATATTTATTGCTTGAATACGTTTTCGCTGAATGTATCGCTTTTTCTTGACAAATATGCCTTGTTCGACGTAAAGCTCTCCTTCTTCCAATCGATATTTAAACTTTAGCCAAACAAGCCAACTAAATAGAGTTGATAACACTAATAAGGCGCCAAAAGCGATGAAAAAAATCCATAATATATTCTGAAAGAAAGCGACAATAGCAAAAGGAACCGCAAGTTGAAACAAGCCTTTCGCTGAATTAATAAAAATTGCTGCAGGGTGTTGTCGTTTTAACTCATTCATCTTCATGCACCGATGCTAACCTCGATATTTGATCACGCAAGGAATCAGCATCTTCTATAAATAAAGTTGGAATCATATGGGTTGTTGCTGCAGATGTTATCGAGACCGCAGCCATTTTGTATTTACGTAAGATTGGTCCCTGTTCCGTATCAACATGTTGGACACGCACCATTGGTACCAATGTCCGTCGTACAATAATAACCCCTTGCTTAATATCCACTTCATCTTCATGCACTTCATACCTAAATCGATGCCATTGAATCACTGGCCAAATGACTATTTTTGTTAATCCATAAAGAATAACAAACCCTATTAACACCCATGTAATCCATTGATAAAATGACTGAAATATGTATAACTGAACAAAATAGTAAACTGTTGGAAGTAGCGCGAATAAAACGGTGTCAATTGTGTTTTGTAACCGCCACACATTTATCGCTTTTTTAGGTAACCTTTGCTCAGGCTCTTTTCTCATGCCTTTCCTCCCTTTTTTATTTATTCTGTTCTTTTTTCTGATAAAAGAACGTGCCGCCTGAAGCGGCACGTCTATTCTTCATCGTCTGTTACATATACAAGGGTAACACCTTGCTCTTCAAACCATTCGAGCAACCTCTTATTGTCATCTTGGTCATAGAGAAGGCCAATCGACTTAACCAGCTCAATTTCTTCAAGCTTTCCCTTCTCGGCATCTTCAACCATCTCAAGTATATCTTCTAACCCTTGTTCCCTTAATCGCTCTACTAAGTCATCGATTGCAACAGCCATTGTAGTCCTCCTATTTGTTTCTAGCCTCGGTCATTTGTTTCCAAACAGACCCTTTTGCTTCTTCTCCGCCTTGAATTCGTTCTAATGCCATTTTTACTTGAAGTGCTACTTCAAATTCAGGATCATTTTCAGCTTCTTGAAGTGCGGGTATCGCTTCTTCTGTCCCGATCTCATATAAAAACATAGCCGCTCTCCAACGAACGATTTTACTTTCGTCTTTTAGAGATTCAATCATAGCTGGAATGGCATTTTCTGATCCAATGTCTGACATACAATCTCCCGCCGTACGACGTACAGTAACAGATTTATCATTTAATGCTTTTTCTAATAACGGTAAG
This window encodes:
- a CDS encoding PH domain-containing protein; the protein is MRKEPEQRLPKKAINVWRLQNTIDTVLFALLPTVYYFVQLYIFQSFYQWITWVLIGFVILYGLTKIVIWPVIQWHRFRYEVHEDEVDIKQGVIIVRRTLVPMVRVQHVDTEQGPILRKYKMAAVSITSAATTHMIPTLFIEDADSLRDQISRLASVHEDE
- a CDS encoding PH domain-containing protein, whose product is MNELKRQHPAAIFINSAKGLFQLAVPFAIVAFFQNILWIFFIAFGALLVLSTLFSWLVWLKFKYRLEEGELYVEQGIFVKKKRYIQRKRIQAINISAGLLQRLFGLVKVNIDTAGGGMEAEAELVAVTRTEANRIRSELLKDPAVDKSSSETEGGEFSASDVLEESEVVLEAEPNSTWYLGKKRLIYTALTSSGIGLVISAVVAVLSQGIQFIPDSLFAETYDFVIGLSILLLTLTVFVVLLISWLISSLITIITYGNFKVEMYNKEMVIDRGLIERRQLTLAYKRITAVRMIRSILRQPFGFVSIYVESAGGGNNKEQGSTLLVPLIHERDVQAFLEQTMPEYAFAREIESAPKRAAIRFFIRMLIVPIVLTLTAIFIWGTIGLLGLLIVFICGLLAWFQYRDAGSGTNESFMWLRYRTIGQTLVISPKKKIQSATRYVSILQRRKQLSSFEFYVQSSMAGKSFSVRDISRHTSDDIYNWYSHEKTIDKKNNIKE